One segment of Oreochromis niloticus isolate F11D_XX linkage group LG8, O_niloticus_UMD_NMBU, whole genome shotgun sequence DNA contains the following:
- the LOC100689734 gene encoding mucin-2 isoform X2 yields MAQKFIRLSIFWILVALLATSTRAQSSALPTAETTLPSTEYPTTSPNPTATTEDHVTSPNPTATTEDHATSPNPTATTEDHATSPNPTATTEDHATSPNPTETTEDHATSPNPTATTEDHATSPNPTATTEDHATSPNPTATTENQATSPNPTATTENQATSPNPTATTEDHATSPNPTATTEDHATSPNPTATTEDQATSPNPTATTEDHATSPNPTETTENQPTSPNPTATTIDQATSPNPTATTEDHATSPNPTATTEDQATSPNPTATTEDHATSPNPTATTEDHATSPNPTATTENQATSPNPTATTEDQATSPNPTATTEDHATSPNPTATTIDQATSPNPTATTEDHATSPNPTATTEDHATSPNPTATTEDHATSPNPTATTEDHATSPNPTATTEDQATSPNPTATTEDHATSPNPTATTEDQATSPNPTATTEDHATSPNPTATTEDQATSPNPTATTEDHATSPNPTATTEDHATSPNPTATTEDHATSPNPTATTEDHATSPNPTATTEDHATSPNPTATTEDHATSPNPTATTEDQASSPNPTATTEDQASSPNPTATTEDHATSPNPTATTEDQATSPNPTATTEDQATSPNPTATTEDQATSPNPTATTEDHATSPNPTATTEDHATSPNPTATTEDHATSPNPTATTEDHATSPNPTATTEDQATSQNPTATTEDHATSPNPTATTEDQATSPNPTATTEDQATSPNPTATTEDQATSPNPTATTEDHATSPNPTATTEDHATSPNPTATTEDHATSPNPTATTEDHATSPNPTATTEDQATSPNPTATTEDQATSPNPTATTEDHATSPNPTATTEDQATSQNPTATTEDHATSPNPTATTEDHATSPNPTATTEDQATSPNPTATTEDHATSPNPTATTEDHATSPNPTATTEDQTSSPNPTATTEDQATSPNPTATTEDHATSPNPTATTEDQATSQNPTATTEDHATSPNPTATTEDQATSQNPTATTEDHATSPNPTATTEDQATSPNPTATTEDHATSPNPTATTEDQATSPNPTATTEDHATSPNPTATTEDHATSPNPTATTEDQATSPNPTATTEDHATSPNPTATTIDQATSPNPTATTEDHATSPNPTATTEDQTSSPNPTATTEDQATSPNPTATTEDHATSPNPTATTEDQTSSPNPTATTEDQTTSPNPTATTEDQTTSPNPTATTEDQTTSPNPTATTEDQATSPNPTATTEDHATSPNPTAATESHATSVNPSSSITADSTTLATAAPTTPKTTVPSTSAPPGPCDSNPCGVGSKCEPRADHTFVCMCLAGDFYNNITQRCENAKVFPGQLKFSDKTYEESMNDSKSDTFKKTADDIIAKLKIVYGDDPTYSGSVVLKLLPSTTRVSRAAPGIIAVVQIIFKASSQIKEDDVINELNNNICENCVLSGASFERTDLCAENPCDAKTSHCTSQDGSYNCTCLEKHFQTDFSDRMCSACPSGSRFKDNTCVKCSFGYSGLECSENWQLILVIVGSVLGGLLLIVFILLPITATISSKKISKNGKDGDMKNPYMNQVFKGFSNLPILSNGAPKLPRATNSTTTNSITNLEMTSNSRQSPLFVDNSSVLYSDQNNTNPYTQARPQNNPYAVNRPQIKPHAQSRGYDNPYYQYDSESDFC; encoded by the exons ATGGCTCAAAAATTCATACGCCTGTCTATCTTTTGGATACTTGTAGCCCTTTTGG CGACTTCAACAAGAGCACAAAGCTCTGCCCTGCCAACAGCAGAGACAACTCTTCCATCAACAGAGTACCCGACTACTTCACCAAATCCTACTGCAACAACAGAGGACCACGTTACTTCACCAAATCCTACTGCAACAACAGAGGACCACGCTACTTCACCAAATCCTACTGCAACAACAGAGGACCACGCTACTTCACCAAATCCTACTGCAACAACAGAGGACCACGCTACTTCACCAAATCCTACTGAAACAACAGAGGACCACGCTACTTCACCAAATCCTACTGCAACAACAGAGGACCACGCTACTTCACCAAATCCTACTGCAACAACAGAAGACCACGCTACTTCACCAAATCCTACTGCAACAACAGAAAACCAGGCTACTTCACCAAATCCTACTGCAACAACAGAAAACCAGGCTACTTCACCAAATCCTACTGCAACAACAGAGGACCACGCTACTTCACCAAATCCTACTGCAACAACAGAGGACCACGCTACTTCACCAAATCCTACTGCAACAACAGAAGACCAGGCTACTTCACCAAATCCTACTGCAACAACAGAAGACCACGCTACTTCACCAAATCCTactgaaacaacagaaaaccagCCTACTTCACCAAATCCTACTGCAACAACAATAGACCAGGCTACTTCACCAAATCCTACTGCAACAACAGAGGACCACGCTACTTCACCAAATCCTACTGCAACAACAGAGGACCAGGCTACTTCACCAAATCCTACTGCAACAACAGAGGACCACGCTACTTCACCAAATCCTACTGCAACAACAGAGGACCACGCTACTTCACCAAATCCTACTGCAACAACAGAAAACCAGGCTACTTCACCAAATCCTACTGCAACAACAGAAGACCAGGCTACTTCACCAAATCCTACTGCAACAACAGAAGACCACGCTACTTCACCAAATCCTACTGCAACAACAATAGACCAGGCTACTTCACCAAATCCTACTGCAACAACAGAGGACCACGCTACTTCACCAAATCCTACTGCAACAACAGAGGACCACGCTACTTCACCAAATCCTACTGCAACAACAGAGGACCACGCTACTTCACCAAATCCTACTGCAACAACAGAGGACCACGCTACTTCACCAAATCCTACTGCAACAACAGAGGACCAGGCTACTTCACCAAATCCTACTGCAACAACAGAGGACCACGCTACTTCACCAAATCCTACTGCAACAACAGAAGACCAGGCTACTTCACCAAATCCTACTGCAACAACAGAGGACCACGCTACTTCACCAAATCCTACTGCAACAACAGAGGACCAGGCTACTTCACCAAATCCTACTGCAACAACAGAGGACCACGCTACTTCACCAAATCCTACTGCAACAACAGAGGACCACGCTACTTCACCAAATCCTACTGCAACAACAGAGGACCACGCTACTTCACCAAATCCTACTGCAACAACAGAAGACCACGCTACTTCACCAAATCCTACTGCAACAACAGAAGACCACGCTACTTCACCAAATCCTACTGCAACAACAGAGGACCACGCTACTTCACCAAATCCTACTGCAACAACAGAGGACCAGGCTAGTTCACCAAATCCTACTGCAACAACAGAGGACCAGGCTAGTTCACCAAATCCTACTGCAACAACAGAGGACCACGCTACTTCACCAAATCCTACTGCAACAACAGAGGACCAGGCTACTTCACCAAATCCTACTGCAACAACAGAAGACCAGGCTACTTCACCAAATCCTACTGCAACAACAGAGGACCAGGCTACTTCACCAAATCCTACTGCAACAACAGAGGACCACGCTACTTCACCAAATCCGACTGCAACAACAGAGGACCACGCTACTTCACCAAATCCTACTGCAACAACAGAGGACCACGCTACTTCACCAAATCCTACTGCAACAACAGAGGACCACGCTACTTCACCAAATCCTACTGCAACAACAGAGGACCAGGCTACTTCACAAAATCCTACTGCAACAACAGAGGACCACGCTACTTCACCAAATCCTACCGCAACAACAGAGGACCAGGCTACTTCACCAAATCCTACTGCAACAACAGAAGACCAGGCTACTTCACCAAATCCTACTGCAACAACAGAGGACCAGGCTACTTCTCCAAATCCTACTGCAACAACAGAGGACCACGCTACTTCACCAAATCCTACTGCAACAACAGAGGACCACGCTACTTCACCAAATCCTACTGCAACAACAGAGGACCACGCTACTTCACCAAATCCTACTGCAACAACAGAGGACCACGCTACTTCACCAAATCCTACTGCAACAACAGAGGACCAGGCTACTTCACCAAATCCTACTGCAACAACAGAGGACCAGGCTACTTCACCAAATCCTACTGCAACAACAGAGGACCACGCTACTTCACCAAATCCTACCGCAACAACAGAGGACCAGGCTACTTCACAAAATCCTACTGCAACAACAGAGGACCACGCTACTTCACCAAATCCTACTGCAACAACAGAGGACCACGCTACTTCACCAAATCCTACTGCAACAACAGAGGACCAGGCTACTTCACCAAATCCTACTGCAACAACAGAGGACCACGCTACTTCACCAA ATCCTACTGCAACAACAGAGGACCACGCTACTTCACCAAATCCTACTGCAACAACAGAGGACCAGACTAGTTCACCAAATCCTACTGCAACAACAGAAGACCAGGCTACTTCACCAAATCCTACTGCAACAACAGAGGACCACGCTACTTCACCAAATCCTACTGCAACAACAGAGGACCAGGCTACTTCACAAAATCCTACTGCAACAACAGAGGACCACGCTACTTCACCAAATCCTACCGCAACAACAGAGGACCAGGCTACTTCACAAAATCCTACTGCAACAACAGAGGACCACGCTACTTCACCAAATCCTACTGCAACAACAGAGGACCAGGCTACTTCACCAAATCCTACTGCAACAACAGAGGACCACGCTACTTCACCAAATCCTACTGCAACAACAGAGGACCAGGCTACTTCACCAAATCCTACCGCAACAACAGAGGACCATGCTACTTCACCAAATCCTACTGCAACAACAGAGGACCACGCTACTTCACCAAATCCTACTGCAACAACAGAGGACCAGGCTACTTCACCAAATCCTACTGCAACAACAGAGGACCACGCTACTTCACCAAATCCTACTGCAACAACAATAGACCAGGCTACTTCACCAAATCCTACTGCAACAACAGAGGACCACGCTACTTCACCAAATCCTACTGCAACAACAGAGGACCAGACTAGTTCACCAAATCCTACTGCAACAACAGAAGACCAGGCTACTTCACCAAATCCTACTGCAACAACAGAGGACCACGCTACTTCACCAAATCCTACTGCAACAACAGAGGACCAGACTAGTTCACCAAATCCTACTGCAACAACAGAGGACCAGACTACTTCACCAAATCCTACTGCAACAACAGAGGACCAGACTACTTCACCAAATCCTACTGCAACAACAGAGGACCAGACTACTTCACCAAATCCTACTGCAACAACAGAGGACCAGGCTACTTCACCAAATCCTACTGCAACAACAGAAGACCACGCTACTTCACCAAATCCTACTGCAGCAACAGAGTCCCATGCTACTTCAGTTAATCCATCTAGTTCAATAACAGCGGATTCAACTACTCTAGCAACAGCAGCCCCAACTACTCCTAAAACAACAGTTCCAAGTACTTCGGCCCCTCCAG GTCCCTGTGATTCAAATCCATGTGGTGTTGGAAGCAAATGTGAACCCCGTGCCGACCACACATTTGTATGTATGTGCCTGGCTGGTGATTTTTACAATAATATCACCCAGAGATGTGAAAATG ccAAAGTTTTCCCTGGACAACTTAAATTCTCTGATAAAACATATGAGGAAAGCATGAATGACTCCAaatcagacacatttaaaaaaactgcaGATGACATTATTGCGAAA CTGAAAATTGTCTATGGAGATGATCCCACTTACTCTGGATCTGTAGTGCTGAAACTCCT GCCAAGCACCACTCGTGTGTCAAGGGCAGCCCCAGGGATCATTGCAGTAGTACAGATCATCTTCAAAGCCAGTTCTCAAATAAAAGAAGATGACGTTATAAACGAATTAAACAACAATATTTGTGAGAACTGTGTGCTGAGTGGGGCATCCTTTGAGA GAACAGACCTGTGTGCTGAAAACCCTTGTGATGCAAAAACTTCACACTGCACATCACAGGATGGATCTTACAACTGTACCTGtttggaaaaacattttcaaacagacTTCAGCGACAGAATGTGCAGTG CTTGTCCCAGTGGGTCCAGATTTAAGGATAATACATGTGTGAA ATGTTCATTTGGTTATTCTGGTTTGGAGTGCAGTGAAA ACTGGCAGCTCATTCTGGTAATTGTGGGCTCTGTTCTTGGGGGACTGCTGCTCATAGTCTTCATTCTTCTACCAATAACTGCTACCAT ATCCTCAAAGAAAATCTCCAAAAACGGCAAAGATGGAGATATGAAAAACCCATACATGAACCAGGTTTTTAAAGGGTTCAGTAACCTGCCAATTCTTTCCAATGGCGCGCCCAAACTCCCACGAGCCAccaactccaccaccaccaacagCATAACCAACCTGGAGATGACTTCAAACAGTCGACAAAGCCCTTTGTTTGTGGATAACAGCTCG GTGTTATACAGTGACCAAAATAACACAAACCCATACACTCAGGCTCGACCTCAGAACAACCCCTACGCTGTGAATCGACCCCAGATCAAACCACACGCTCAGAGCCGAGGCTACGATAACCCTTACTACCAGTACGACAGTGAAAGCGACTTCTGTTAG